Within the Candidatus Saccharibacteria bacterium oral taxon 488 genome, the region CAAGAATTTACCCAGCGCAAGACTGATTTATTATTCAGCGGCCCATATGATAACCGCGAGGCAGTGGTGCGGATTTCGGCTGGCGTAGGCGGGCTGGATGCTCAGGATTTCGCGGCCATGCTGGAGCGGATGTATCTGCGCTGGGCGGAGAAGTCAGGGATGAAGGCTGACACATTGGAGCGCTCGACCAATGATGATGCCGGGATAAAGACGACGGTGCTGGAGATTTCTGGGCCGTTTGCCTATGGAAAATTGCGCTCAGAAAATGGCGTGCATCGGCTGGTGCGCCTCAGTCCGTTTAATGCTGACAATTTGCGCCAGACTAGCTTTGCACTGGTGGAGGTGCTGCCAAAAATTGATACACCGGATGAAATTGCGATTGACCCGAGTGATCTGAGGATTGATGTGTATCGCTCGGGCGGTAAGGGCGGCCAGGGCGTGAATACCACTGACTCGGCGGTGCGGGTGACGCACGTGCCGACGGGCATTACCGTGGCGATCCAGAATGAGCGCTCGCAGATCCAAAATAAAGAAACGGCGCTGAAGATTTTGCGATCCAAGTTGCTGGCAATGAAGCTGGAGCAGCACGCCGAAACCCTGTCTGATCTCAGAGCCGGCGAGTCGGCCAACTGGGGCAGCCAGATCAGAAACTATGTATTGCATCCGTACACACTGGTCAAGGATACGCGCACCAAGCACGAGAACCGTAACGCCCAAGGGGTGCTGGATGGGGATATTGATGAGTTTATGGCGGCTTATTTACGCGAGTCGCGCGGCTGACGAAAGACAGCAATGGTGATCATCACGGCAAAGGCGATGAGGCTGATGACCATGACGGATAAGAAATGTACACCAAACGGCCAAGTGGTTTGCCTGACGAGAACGTCGATCGGATATTTTCGATTGGTGTCATCGCCGATGATGTAATAGAGCCACGCGCATGTACCTACCAGAAAGCACACCATGGCGAGGCTGTACCATACCAATGCTGACGTGTGGCGTGCGAGCCATCGACTTTTATCGGTAATCGCCTTGGCTTGCCAGCGATTGGTATTGATAAGCGTATAAAGCGGCAAGGTGAGACAGCCGATAGCGAGGAGCAGTCCAGTCGCAGTGTACATGATATATACGAAAATACCGCTGTGTTGTGCTATGTCTTGTAGTAGCGTGACGTGGGGTGTGAGGAATAGGCATATAAGCGTGGCGCCAAGCGATATGACCATAAGTAGCGCCAATAGTCGCAAACCAATCTCCAGTATCCTATAGGTGCACCGTACAGGTTGCGCTGACTCATCAGGTGATTGCCCCACGAGCTGTCGTAGCCCACGTCCGAGGTAATATATACCCCAGACGATGCTAACAAACAGGAGTAAGCCGCCGACCAGGAAGAGTGGCCAGCGTAAAGCATTGGCAGTTTGTCCAGGAGCCTCGCAGCATGACCAGGTGTCTTGCGGTCGCGCCGCATCAAATGTATCTGGCAGGAATGGCGCGCTGATATTACTGATAATTATTAATCCGACTCCGATGATACTGAGGGCGATAAACATGATACTGAGACGATTGAGTAATGTAGCTGAAGTTTTCATATGTCTAGTGTAGCATGGTTCGTCGCGCTAATTCGCGCCATCGTAAAAAATCTGCTATACTAATGTCAATGATTTTGTTAGATAGGGTTACCAAAACATATGGCAAGGACAACAAGCCGGCCTTGAACCGGGTGAGTGTTCACGTCAAGCCTGGCGAGTTTGTGATTTTGGTTGGGACGTCCGGTGCGGGGAAATCGACGCTACTCAAGCTGCTGACCCGCGAGGAAAAGCCGACTGGTGGCAAGATTGTCGTCGGCGGGATTGATTATGATACGCTCAAGGACAAGCATATTCCGCTGCTACGGCGCAAGATTGGCGTGGTGTTTCAGGATTTCAAGCTGCTACCGAATCGGACGGTGTTTGAGAATGTGGCTTTTGCGCTGGAGATTGCCGGTATGACCAACCGCGAGATCAAATCGACAGTGCCAAAGGTGATCGAGCTGGTGGGACTGAAGGGCAAGGAAAAGAATTTCCCGCATCAGCTGTCCGGCGGTGAGCGCCAGCGGGTGGCAATTGCCAGGGCGGTGGTGCGCCAGCCAAAGATTTTGATCGCGGACGAGCCGACTGGTAACCTCGACCCCAAGCACAGCTGGGATATTGTGCGCTTGCTGGAAAAAATTAACAAATACGGCACCACGGTGCTGCTGACCACGCATAATGTCGATATTGTGAATAAGCTCAAACGCCGGGTGATCACCATTGATCATGGTAAAATCACCTCTGATCAAGCCAAGGGGAGTTACAAACAATGACCGATATCTCACGTAAAGCCGCCGCCAAGGCGCGCGTCGATCCCAAAGTCCTCAAGCGCACGCGGCAGCGTCGCCGTCGGGTGCTGACGTTCTGGCGAATGTGCCGGTATGGCATCAATAATTTTAGCCGTAACACCTGGCTGACGATTGCGGCGACTGCGGTGATGGCGGTGACGCTGCTCATTATTGCCGTTACTATGGCTGCTCGCCAGGTGCTGGTTGACTCGGTCGATACAATTTCGCGCAAGTCCGATATGTCGATTTTCCTCAAAGGTTCAACCGAGCAAAAGGTGATCGACGAGCTGACATCGCGCCTGAGCAAGCTCCAGAATGTCGAAAAGGTGACGTATATCTCGGCAGAGCAGGCGCGTCAGGAGCAAATCGAGAAGTATAAGAATGATCCAGCAACTCTCGAGGCGATCAAGGAATCAAGTAACGAAATGCCAGCATCGCTTCGGGCTTCGCTCAAGGATTTAAACGATCAGCGGGCACTGGTTGAGTTTACGAAAAACGACGAGCTGTATAAGAAGCACAAAGACCCGACCAAAGAGCCGTCGTTCATCGGCGATCGACGTGAGGCGATCAACGCCATCGGTGATTGGGTGCGGTTTGCCAGTATCGCCGGCTCGATCGCTACGGTGGTGTTCGTGGTGATTTCGTCACTGGTGGTGTTTAACACCATCAGGATGGCAATTTTTAACCGTAAAGACGAGATCCAGATGATGAAGCTGATCGGCGCTGATCGTGGATTTATTCGCGGGCCGTTTATCGTCGAGGCAGTTATGTATGGATTTATCGCGGCACTGGTGGCCTCAGGAGTCGGGTATCTGTTGTTGTTCTCGGCGCATGACAAGCTGGCGGTGCGGCTGCCGATGGATAATTTGATGAATATTGGCACGACGTATGCCGGGCTGGTAGTGCTGGCGATGATTATGATTGGTGCGGTGATCGGTATCGTCTCATCATTGGTCGCGACGCGTAAATACTTAAAATTATAAGTTATTTTGTCGCTGACCTCTGAATATGTAATGAACCAAGACGCTTGACGTCTATATGTCGCTTGTGCTAAAATAAAAGGTAATGAAGATAAGGTCCACCACACCAGTTTCAACATCACGGGCCACACGGGCAGCTCTCGTGGCGGTTAGTGCTGTTGTTTTGGGCGCTGGCGTATTCCAGCTCAGCCCACACGTATTTGCACGTGACTATGATGCAGAAATTGATGCCCTCAACCGACAGGCACAGCAGGCGCAAAACGAGGCTAATCGTCTCGGGACGATGGCAGCGACGCTGGAGGAAGAGCTGGGGCGCATTAACGCCCAGATTGATTCGATCCGAACAGAAATTGCCAAGAGTCAGCAAAAGCATAATGCACTGGTCGCGGAGATTACCAAGAATAAGTTGGCAATTGAGAAAAGCCGTAAGGTCATGGGCAAAATCTTGTCAGATATTTACCTTGATGATCAGATTTCGCCGCTTGAGATGCTGGCGAGCTCCAAGTCGATTGGTGATTATGTTGATAAGCAGGAGCAACGTAGTAGCTTGCGATCATCACTGAACGACAAGATCAAGGAGATCAAGGCGCTGCAGGCTAAATTAGAAGAGAATAAAAAGTCAGTCGAGAATGTGCTCAAAGACCAGAAAGCTCAGCAGACGCAACTAGCGTCCAAGCAAGCAGAGCAAGCCAAGCTGGTTAATGACACCAAGAACGACCAAAATGCCTACGCGGCCCTGGCGACGCAGCGGAATAATCAAGCGGCGAAACTACGCGAAGAGCAGGCGGCGGCTAACCGGCGAGCGCTTGGCGGGGTATCAATTCCGGGTGGTATCCCGGGCGGTGGCGGCTATCCAGGTGCCTGGGCAAATGCACCATTAGATGCCTACGTCGATCCATGGGGTCTATATACGCGTGAATGCGTGAGCTATGTGGCCTGGAAGATCCATAGCACTGGTCGGTTTGTGCCAAACTTTGGTGGTGCGGGTAACGCTAACCAATGGCCATCAACAGCGGCGCGATATGGTATCCAGAGCGGTTCGACACCAAAGGCTGGCGCAGCAGCGGTTATGAATGTTGGCTATTATGGACACGTGATGTACGTCGAGTCGGTTAATGGTGACGGCACGATTACGGTCAGTGACTATAACTTAGCGTGGGACGGTCTGTATCGGAGGTATACGCGTTCAGCTTCGGGCCTAACCTACGTGTATTTTTAATAGCACGATGAGTCAATAA harbors:
- a CDS encoding peptide chain release factor 2 yields the protein MQPLKKRIQTLRSEVEQAKAALDFAALEQEMAALDERLNQPEIWHNPDEAQALAKKAASLRQTVEPWQTLGVQLADIAELMELGDDDLLPEFEAQIAALEQEFTQRKTDLLFSGPYDNREAVVRISAGVGGLDAQDFAAMLERMYLRWAEKSGMKADTLERSTNDDAGIKTTVLEISGPFAYGKLRSENGVHRLVRLSPFNADNLRQTSFALVEVLPKIDTPDEIAIDPSDLRIDVYRSGGKGGQGVNTTDSAVRVTHVPTGITVAIQNERSQIQNKETALKILRSKLLAMKLEQHAETLSDLRAGESANWGSQIRNYVLHPYTLVKDTRTKHENRNAQGVLDGDIDEFMAAYLRESRG
- the ftsE gene encoding cell division ATP-binding protein FtsE, whose translation is MSMILLDRVTKTYGKDNKPALNRVSVHVKPGEFVILVGTSGAGKSTLLKLLTREEKPTGGKIVVGGIDYDTLKDKHIPLLRRKIGVVFQDFKLLPNRTVFENVAFALEIAGMTNREIKSTVPKVIELVGLKGKEKNFPHQLSGGERQRVAIARAVVRQPKILIADEPTGNLDPKHSWDIVRLLEKINKYGTTVLLTTHNVDIVNKLKRRVITIDHGKITSDQAKGSYKQ
- a CDS encoding FtsX-like permease family protein is translated as MTDISRKAAAKARVDPKVLKRTRQRRRRVLTFWRMCRYGINNFSRNTWLTIAATAVMAVTLLIIAVTMAARQVLVDSVDTISRKSDMSIFLKGSTEQKVIDELTSRLSKLQNVEKVTYISAEQARQEQIEKYKNDPATLEAIKESSNEMPASLRASLKDLNDQRALVEFTKNDELYKKHKDPTKEPSFIGDRREAINAIGDWVRFASIAGSIATVVFVVISSLVVFNTIRMAIFNRKDEIQMMKLIGADRGFIRGPFIVEAVMYGFIAALVASGVGYLLLFSAHDKLAVRLPMDNLMNIGTTYAGLVVLAMIMIGAVIGIVSSLVATRKYLKL
- a CDS encoding CHAP domain-containing protein, translating into MKIRSTTPVSTSRATRAALVAVSAVVLGAGVFQLSPHVFARDYDAEIDALNRQAQQAQNEANRLGTMAATLEEELGRINAQIDSIRTEIAKSQQKHNALVAEITKNKLAIEKSRKVMGKILSDIYLDDQISPLEMLASSKSIGDYVDKQEQRSSLRSSLNDKIKEIKALQAKLEENKKSVENVLKDQKAQQTQLASKQAEQAKLVNDTKNDQNAYAALATQRNNQAAKLREEQAAANRRALGGVSIPGGIPGGGGYPGAWANAPLDAYVDPWGLYTRECVSYVAWKIHSTGRFVPNFGGAGNANQWPSTAARYGIQSGSTPKAGAAAVMNVGYYGHVMYVESVNGDGTITVSDYNLAWDGLYRRYTRSASGLTYVYF